From Drosophila suzukii chromosome 2R, CBGP_Dsuzu_IsoJpt1.0, whole genome shotgun sequence, a single genomic window includes:
- the LOC108008999 gene encoding uncharacterized protein: protein MKFLPVLAVIVLCAAAVQAGTNRPQLVRLHQVTRQEYNELLRLTQGKEEVSEARLLSSSIAGIKGLASGLAVGNFIPAIFNSGSKDQPKKGRPLCVISTNDLDHDEDDERRLGRVVSIEFEPNSDSSSGSGHGSGSGHGSGSGHGSGSGHGSGSGHGGGHGSGHESGHESGHGSGHEGGHESGHGSGHGSGHGSGSDEDEDVTTVNCILIVNGTDTYTKPKPKPKPDHEHGHGHGHGSGSGSGSSGGHGSGSGSSSGHGHGHGSKPSPYYPPPPPYYPPYYGYPPYYPPFPYPPPPPPPPPKHHHSSGDKRSFDDEEVDASRLIEAYKGLYYLPGGYPLRIGKYSKVSQETSAYQPASYPTQEYANTYPKVVRNYGLTHPAPVYVRSPQFEQEH from the exons ATGAAGTTCTTACCAGTTCTGGCGGTGATCGTGCTCTGCGCAGCGGCAGTACAGGCTG GCACTAATCGTCCTCAGTTGGTGCGTCTGCACCAGGTTACCCGGCAGGAGTACAACGAGCTCCTCCGGCTCACCCAGGGCAAAGAGGAGGTTTCCGAGGCCCGCCTGCTCAGCAGCTCCATTGCTGGCATCAAGGGCTTGGCTTCCGGCCTGGCCGTTGGCAATTTTATTCCAGCTATCTTCAATTCCGGCTCCAAGGATCAGCCCAAAAAGGGACGTCCCCTGTGCGTGATCTCCACCAACGATCTCGATCATGATGAGGATGACGAAAGGCGCTTGGGACGTGTGGTGAGCATCGAATTCGAGCCAAACAGCGACTCCAGCAGTGGAAGTGGTCATGGAAGTGGAAGCGGTCATGGAAGTGGAAGCGGTCATGGAAGTGGAAGTGGTCATGGCAGCGGCAGTGGTCATGGCGGTGGACACGGCAGTGGCCATGAAAGTGGTCATGAAAGTGGTCATGGAAGTGGTCATGAAGGTGGTCATGAAAGTGGTCATGGAAGTGGTCATGGAAGTGGTCATGGAAGTGGTAGCGATGAAGACGAAGATGTGACCACAGTGAACTGCATCCTGATTGTTAATGGCACTGACACATACACTAAACCTAAGCCCAAGCCAAAACCAGATCACGAACACGGTCATGGACACGGACATGGTAGTGGAAGCGGAAGTGGAAGTAGTGGCGGACAtggaagtggaagtggaagtAGTAGTGGACATGGACACGGACACGGATCCAAGCCATCACCTTACTACCCTCCCCCTCCCCCGTACTATCCACCCTACTACGGCTACCCACCCTACTATCCTCCCTTCCCCTACCCACCACCtcctccaccaccaccaccaaagCACCACCATTCCAGCGGAGACAAGCGATCGTTCGATGACGAGGAGGTGGACGCGAGTCGTCTGATCGAAGCCTACAAGGGATTGTACTATTTGCCCGGGGGATACCCTCTGAGGATCGGAAAGTACTCGAAGGTCAGTCAGGAGACCTCCGCCTACCAGCCAGCCAGCTATCCCACGCAGGAGTATGCGAACACCTATCCCAAGGTGGTCCGCAACTATGGACTGACCCATCCTGCTCCAGTCTACGTACGATCGCCCCAATTCGAGCAGGAACATTAG
- the LOC108008955 gene encoding actin-binding protein WASF2, protein MLQLSLALLLFLALFASLEAAPSPSSGLKTEKLVRVYEINEAQYKRILQLTNGRNVVSEARLINGGIATVGESLSSGWNSLLRIVGLTTVRKADEAEKVDFESEPLCVIKTREGEGRDEEVTSARSSAPANEAEEEDSTIHCIVVLKKDSDFELPTQDPHPNFVQYWNKPQTSTPEEESPVDNQPGKVPEENDAVEETTPAPLRKKKVNKSTYPKKDSLEEESDKSRQYAYPPVPPQYGAAYPPPPPPSYGGYPYTPYPIPQSYPNPQPYPIPQPYPIPQIYPNPQAFGPQPPIGPSPYGQLPYGQIPYGPYPQPIYNPQPPIGPYPPPIYGSNGNPYLDLQALLAQENAIKDNEKAEADDDLESDENSYESEEEDDYRYKKRYYSQKHSYLQETYNN, encoded by the exons ATGTTGCAGCTGTCACTAGCCCTGCTGCTATTTCTGGCTCTATTCGCTAGCCTAGAAGCAG CGCCTTCCCCATCATCAGGGTTAAAAACAGAGAAACTTGTGCGGGTATATGAAATCAATGAGGCACAGTACAAGCGGATTTTGCAGCTGACCAATGGCAGGAATGTTGTATCGGAGGCTCGGTTGATCAACGGAGGCATCGCAACTGTAGGCGAGTCCTTGAGTTCCGGTTGGAACTCACTTCTACGGATTGTGGGTCTGACCACCGTCAGAAAGGCTGATGAGGCCGAGAAGGTGGACTTTGAAAGTGAACCCTTGTGTGTGATCAAGACACGTGAGGGCGAAGGCAGGGACGAAGAAGTGACCTCTGCTCGAAGCTCAGCACCAGCAAACGAGGCCGAAGAAGAGGATTCCACAATCCACTGCATAGTGGTGCTCAAGAAGGACAGCGACTTTGAGCTGCCAACCCAGGATCCTCATCCAAACTTCGTCCAGTACTGGAATAAACCCCAGACATCCACTCCTGAAGAGGAATCCCCTGTTGACAACCAGCCTGGAAAAGTGCCTGAGGAGAATGACGCCGTTGAGGAGACCACTCCAGCTCCTTTAAGAAAGAAAAAGGTTAACAAGAGCACCTATCCAAAGAAAGACAGTTTGGAAGAAGAATCGGATAAATCCCGACAGTATGCTTACCCACCAGTGCCGCCACAGTATGGAGCTGCCTatccacctcctcctcctccttcttATGGAGGCTATCCCTACACTCCCTATCCCATTCCTCAGTCTTATCCCAACCCGCAGCCTTATCCCATTCCTCAGCCTTATCCCATTCCTCAGATTTATCCGAACCCTCAGGCATTTGGTCCTCAACCTCCCATCGGACCTTCACCCTATGGACAGTTACCTTATGGACAGATACCTTATGGACCATACCCGCAGCCCATCTATAACCCTCAACCGCCCATTGGTCCCTATCCTCCGCCAATTTATGGATCTAACGGAAATCCCTACTTGGATCTTCAGGCCCTGTTGGCCCAAGAAAATGCAATCAAGGATAATGAGAAAGCCGAGGCTGATGACGACCTGGAATCAGATGAAAACTCCTACGAATCCGAAGAAGAAGATGACTATCGCTATAAGAAACGTTATTACTCCCAAAAGCATTCGTACCTTCAAGAAACGTATAATAACTAa